The following coding sequences lie in one Rutidosis leptorrhynchoides isolate AG116_Rl617_1_P2 chromosome 4, CSIRO_AGI_Rlap_v1, whole genome shotgun sequence genomic window:
- the LOC139842997 gene encoding uncharacterized protein, which translates to MSADKVYRDCILTLAGMSFKIDVIPIKLGSFDLVVGMDWLAKNKADIVCHQKAIRIPVAEGKPLMVYGERNNMPLHFINCLEVQKHMRKGCLAMLVHVSKTESEGKRLEDVPIVREFPDVFPDELPGLPPPRDVEFQIDLVPGAAPVARAPLNICVKRLYEASDMIERSFGA; encoded by the exons atgagtgctgataaggtttaccgtgattgtaTTTTGACTTTGGCTGGAATGTCATTTAAGATAGATGTTATACCAATTAAGCTGGGAAGtttcgaccttgtggttggaatggactggttagccaaGAACAAAGCCGACATTGTTTGTCATCAGAAAGCGATTCGCATTCCTGTTGCTGAAggtaaacctttaatggtgtatggagagcgaaaCAATATGCCGTTACATTTCATTAATTGTTTGGAGGTGCAGAAACACATGAGAAAAggttgtcttgctatgctggttcacgtAAGCAAAACTGAATCGGAAGGTAAGAGACTTGAAGATGTgcccattgttagagaatttcccgatgtttttccagatgagttacccggaTTACCTCCGCCTAGagatgtagaattccagattgatttagttcccggaGCGGCAcctgtagcgcgtgcacc actaaataTTTGCGTTAAAAGGTTGTATGAAGCTTCCGATATGATCGAACGAAGTTTTGGTGCGTAA